The sequence ACGGGCTATAAGGCATGACCATAGCCCTGAtgggttgctcaatggttagagcgtcagcccatgcactgaaaggtcccaggttcgattcccagtcaagggtacatacctgggttgcaggttcgatccctggcccggTCAGGTTGCTTgcggaaagcaaccaatcaatgtgtctctctcacatcgacgtttctctctctcccccgcccccactctctctaaaaatcactggagccctgttggcgtggctcagtggttgaacatcgacctatgaatcaggaggtcatggttccattcccagtcacagcacatgcccaagttatgGGCTCTATCCGCAGTGTGGGGCGTActggaggcagtggatcaatgattctcatcattgatgtttctctctctctccctctcccttcctctctgcaatcaataaagatatatttaaaaacatcaatggaaaaaatattctccagtgagaattaacaacaacaaaaagacatgatCATGTGTATGAATTGTTAGTAGGAGACAGTCATAAAACTGGGAATCAGTGACAGAGAAAATTACTCCTTGCGTGAGTGACTGAGAGTGTCTGAGAAGCCGTGTGATCCAGTATGGATGTGAGCCTGTTTCTAAGAGACTACAGGAGAGGCCATAAATCCAGgactgtgtgtgtgactgtgtctAAAAATAGTAAGGGAAAATGACAGACTGCATGAGGGAACAGGGACCAAACGTGCCAGGCTTCTGGGAAAGTCCTCTCTTGCTTGTCCTCATTCTCCAAAAgcccctcctcctcagccccaggcTCCATTTCCCCTCAGTCCTCCAAAACTTGAAATGCTGGACTTCCCCCGGGACTTGGCCTGGgttcccttccctcttctcagGAACTTTGGTCCAATCCGGGCCCTGGGGACAGTAtttatcccccacccccccttaatGCCCACATTTTTCTCTCTAACCCAGTCTCTTCCTCTTAGCACTTCACAGAATCTCTaaagttttgtttcatttatttctgcattcagcaaaaatgtttattgagcccTGCAGACACAGCAGTTAGCATGGGAGACAAAAATCCCTACCCTTGCCTTAGCCgattggctcagtagttagagcagtcggcctgcaggctgaagggtcgcgggttcgattctggtcaagggcacgtacctcagttgcaggctcctaccGTGcaagaggtaaccaatcgatgtgtgtctctcacttcgatgtttctgtctttccctctctcttccactccctctaaaaatcaatggaaaaatatcttcgggtgaggattaaataataaaaatccctACCTTTGTGGAGCTGGTATTCGAGTGAGGGCcacaaacagaaaacagaaacacacatcaTACAAGGTAGCAGTGCAATAATTACCGGAGACAAGACTTTTTCTCACTCTTTGTTTAAATAAGAAATCTGCAGTCATTTTATTGCCCAAACATACAGGGAGAGATGAAAGCGCCGATGATCCCCCTCCACAGGGAGTCCTGTGAGTGTTTACACAGCTTAGAAACAAAGGGAATATCAGTTATAACATTATTACCAGGGCAACGGGTGCTTAGATAAAGCAGAAGTACAGGTTTCTTGAATTTGTTTTCACAGGATAACAGCGCTGCTGTCTGAAGTCTTGGAATACTAACAAGCCCTCTTTGTTCAAAGCACACTTTCTGAGACAGGCTTATGTTCCAAGGAACAGAGTACATCTCAATGTCAACACACCTTATCGCCCATAAAACAAGATTAATGTTCTTGAGAAAGTTCTGTTTTAACGTTAACCCTGACCAAATCAACttcttttactttgttttaagTTGTGGGATGGCAtttctccctctgcaggagacaTGGCCTTGCTACCCTTCTTAGATACCGTATtgttactttattctttttttaaaatttctttattgattaaggtatcacatatttgtcctcatccccccattcccatcccacacccctccccacatatgcccccacacccctgttgtccctaaccactggttaggctcatatgcatgcatacaagtcctttggttgatctctcctctttacccccaccctctcctaccctccctctgaggcccgacagtctgatcgatgcctccttgtttctgggtctgttcttgttcatcagtctatgttgttcattatttcccctagatgagtgagatcatgtgctattagaaatacacttataagaaccgaaaatgagacaagcaataatggttatggtgacaggcaaatgaatcagtctgtagtgagtttctttctgggcctacagttcttttgagacccaaatgcaatgtccaccggttccttatgtgtacatgtcagcactgacccctcagctctggatggtggacaaatggtggtaacgcaggtccgactccctctggtttggtcctgggcaacctgcagtgatgcacagctgctaactgctagtatggcaaggccacgtcagcgtcttccatctctggcctgcttctcttctgtcttcatggctggagtagtcctgtcgattcctctctgttgctggaatccacatggtctcggagttgttttctgaaaatatacaaacatattctcaaccaaaagttaataaaggaatattttctataaatttgacttgggatcctatttcattttttgcccaaatgattttcctctggcttgttttgacaccttgtgtgctTTTTATGGGCGTCATTATTGTTACTTTAaaagattcttgttttttgccctaactggtgtggctcagtggatagagtgtcggcctgcggactgaagggtcctgggttcgattccggtcaagggcatgtacctctattgcaggcttctccccagcccaggccctggtcagagcatgtgcaggaggcaaccaatcgatgtgtttctctcacatcaatatttctctctttccctctctctgaaaatcaatggaaagatagcctcagatgaggatttttgttttttaattttaatgcacGTTCTTGACTCCAGACCTACAGAATCAGAAACGGGTGCAGCCTAGCAATCCATGATTTCATCAACCTTCTGGACGATTCTGACGCACACTAAGGTTTGAGAGCCACTGAGTTAGAGAGTGACCGGGGTGCCAGATACAAAGGGTACCTGGGGAAAGCCTCTGTGAGGGAGGCGGCGTTTATTATGTGTCTTCTTTCAGAGTGTAAGCCCCTTGCAGTCCAGGATTTGGGGCTGTCATTCTCTGCTACATCCAATGCCGAGGACAGCATCTGATACCGAATAGGTGCCCAGTAAATGTTGGATAAAGGTATTTAACAAACAGATCAtctgctatatgccaggcactgtgttaaggaCTTGAAAAAACCTTAGCACCCAATCTTCGCAACAAACTCTATGATGtagactcggggggggggggggggtgtcacgtATCCAAGTTGCTCTGCTGGAACATGACCAGGCCGGTTCCCTTCCGAGCACCCCCTCCGCAGGCCCTGAAGGTGTCCCCAGCTGGGCCCCTGGGACTGGATATCTCCAATTCACTCCTGAATCCTCCCCACACTCTTGTCACTTCCCCTTCTCACTTCCCTTGTGCTGAACTCCCTTCCCCATGCTGACCACAGGAGATCTCTCTTGCAGGAAAGAGGAGGGTGGGTTAAGTCAGGATGTAGAATGAAGCAATGATCTCAATGCCCACTGCACCCCGTGAAGAAGGACAACCTGAGCATGCCAGTCATTTCATCCTTGTTCACTGGTGCCATGTGGTTGAACCTGTCGTGGTAGAAAGGATGCATTTTACAGGACTCAGCCCAGCCGGAGtagcgcagtggttgagcatcgacctaggaaccagaaggtcacagttcgattccagtcaagggcacatggccgggtttcgggcttgatccctagtagggggtgtgcaggaggcagccgatcaatgattctctcatcattgatgtttctctctccctctcccttcctctctgaaatcaatgaaaagatattttaaaaaaaaaaaagatgccctaactggtttggctcagtggatagagcgtcggcctgctgactgaagggtcccaggttcgattccggtcaagggcatgtaccttgattgcgggcacatccccagtagggggtgtgcaagaggcagctgattgatgtttctctctcattgatgtttctgactctctctccctctcccttcctatctgtaaaaaaatcaataaaatatattttttttaaaaaagaagaaagaaagaaagaaagaaagaaagaagaaagaaagaaagaaagaaagaaagaaagaaagagagaaaaagaaagagaaagaaacggGCTCACAGAGGTtccagtgacttgcccaaggttacacaactAGGAAGTTGGTCTTGCTCCAAAGTCCAATGCTCCATTTCCCTTCACTAGAATTTGTTCAAAGAGCATTCATTGAGTGCTGAAGGGTTGATAGGTGGGGCATGGGGTGTGGGGATACAGTGATAACAAAACTGGACTGAGATTGAGACCAGAAGTAAGGAGAGGTGAGTAGAGGAAGGTGGCTCGTAGACAGAGGTGACAAGGGAGAGGTGGGAACTAAAAagtccttcccccccgccccccgccactgctGCTCTTTGCCCTCCCAGTTCCCCTGCCCCTGGTTCCTCTTTTCCCACTGACTCCCAGCGCACATAAAGCCAGGCGGGGCCGCAGGAGCTCAGTGCTCACCATGCCCACCCCAGCGCAGGcctcctggctgctgctgccgccactgctgctgcttctCACCCAGCCGGCTACAGGTGAGTGGGTGAGCCTAGCTGGCCCAGGGTGCCCGGGCCCACCAGTAACACCCTgaccatccctcctccctccaccctggtACAGGCTCAGAGCCTGTCGTCTGCTTCACCCAGTATGAGGACTCCTCAGGCAAGTGCAAGGGCCTCCTGGGCGGAGGTGTGCGTGTGCAAGACTGCTGTCTCAACGCTGCCTATGCCTTCCAGGAGCCTGGCAGCAATCTCTGTCAGGCGTGCAGGTGAGGGGGACCCTGGGCttgggggaggcaggaaggactgTGCAGGGCGACCCTGACCTGGACTCTTTCCTTCTCTGGGGTTCCCAAAGGTGGTTCGGAGGCCCTGATCGTGATCATAGCTCTGGGTTTCTCAGCTTCGGTTCTATGGACTTTTGAGGCCAGAAAATTATTATTGgttggggcggggcaggggcgggggggggtgcatTGCAAGGTGTTTTGTAGCAACTCTGGCCTCTCAATAGGTGCCAGTAGCAACTCCCCACAGCAGTTGGAACAAcgaaaatgtctccagacattgctgcATGTCCCCTGGGCTGCAGGATCACCcccggttgagaaccactgctatagctTGCATGCATACCGGAAGCATGGTGGGtgggctgcagcccaggtatTTCTGATGGTGGCTCAAGTCCCCTAATTGCGCTGACAGCttatattgagtgcttactgtataCAGATGTGTTATGGAGGCGGGAGAGTTTGGGGGATTCTAAGGGCGGCTCCAGGCCCTAATTATGATGACAACTTCACATTCATTGAGCACTTCCGGCATAACAAATGCATTGCGGAGGCCAGGGGCAGCTGGAGGATTTCTGAGGGTAGCTCTGGTCTCCTAATCATGATGCCAGCTTGCATGTATTAAGCGCTTACTGTATGCCAGACATATTTTCTAACTGCTTACTGCATGTCCCAGATACACTGTGAAGATGAGGAGCttgggcacgtacctgggttgcaggctcctcctcggcctggGCCCTCGTCAGGGcttgcgcaggaggcaaccaattgatgtgtttctctcccatcgatgcttctctctgtctctccctctctcttccactctctctaaaaatcaatggaaaaatagcctcgggtgaggattaaaaaacaacaacaaaaagatgaggcgcttggggattttttaaaatatatattttattcattttttacagagaagaagggagagggatagagagttagaaacatggatgaaagagaaacatcgatcagctgcctcttgcacaccccccaactggggatgtgcccgcaaccaaggtacatgcccttgaccggaatcgaacctgggacctttcagtccgcaggccgacgctctatccactgagccacaccggtttggGCTTGGGGATTTTTTTGAAGGCAGCTCTGGGTCCCTAGTCATGTCAGCAGCTCTCATCTCTTTCACATTATGCTGTGCGGTGCGGGTGTCTAAGGACAGAGCTGGGGTATTTCTGACGGGTTCTCTGAGCTCGTTGGGGTGCCGGCTCCTATTTATTGAGCGCTTCCTGTTTGCACAGTGGTTGCCCAATGGGTTTCTGACAGCAGTTGTGGGCCCCTCGTCCTTATATTTGCTTACTGCATGCCTGGCACTGTCCTTGGGGGGCTGCCAAGGGTCTCTGATCGGGAAGGTAAatgatatttattgaacacttactgtaTGCCCATCCTTCCCATCTGGTCCCCCAATATCCTTGAGGTAGGTACTCTCATTGTTTCACACACAGTTCTCCCACACCCCCGCCTCTGCTCGCCCACACTCACCTGTCCTGTACACTGTCCTTGCCAGCTCACGGATGGGGCATATGTGCTTCTCTCTGTAGGTCCCCGCAGTGGTCACCGTGGTCCAGCTGGAGCCCCTGCTCAGTGACCTGCACTGAGGGCTCCCAGCTGCGGCACCGGCGCTGCATAGGCTGGGGGGGACAGTGCCCAGAGAAGGTGCAGCCTGGGACGCTGGAGTGGCAGCTGCAGGCCTGCGAGAACCAGCCGTGCTGTCCTGGTGAGGAGGGATCAGCAAGGCGGCCTGTTCCCTGACCCTGGGAACAGTGGGGACAGAGGCCCTGAGGGCGGGATCGGGCCTGCTGTTTGTGAGGCTCTAAGGAGGAGGCGGAGTGTGGCTGGAGGATAGTGGTAGGAGGTGAGGTCAGAGGGAGCCTGATCCTTGTGGGTCATGGTGAGGAGGTTGGCTTTTATTTTGATTGAAATGGGTTATGGGCAGAGGAGGAATGTGATCTGACTTGGGTTGTGGCCCCCTCACTGTCAGGAGGAAGACAAACTGTGGTGAGGGGCGAAGCAGAGGTTCCCGGGTGCAGGTGACGGCAGTAGTCCAGATGGGCAATGATGATGGACCAAGCGTGACAGAGAACGTGGGGACAGGATTAGCTGATGTGGGCTGCAAGAGGAAGCGAGCACCCCGGAATgacacccccacctccatcctgtccccctctcttctctcccacagAGATGGGCGGCTGGTCCAACTGGGGGCCCTGGACGCCTTGCTCCGTCACCTGCTCCAAAGGGACCCGGACCCGTCATCGAAAATGTGATGCGCCCGCCCCCAAGTGTGGGGGCCTCTGCCCAGGAGAGGCACAGGAGTCAGAGGCCTGTGACACGAAGCAGGTCTGCCCCAGTGAGTGAGGGCAACCACAGGGCACAGATGCGGACACCCCAGGTGGCTCTGAGGGTTCTGGAGGGAGCTGCCAGTGTAGGAGGACTTCAGCATGCATGACCTCACTTGgcctctctctacccctccccacAGCACATGGGGCCTGGGCTGCTTGGGGCCCCTGGGGCCCCTGCTCAGGCTCCTGCCATGGCGGCTCCAGTGCACCTGTGGAAAGACGGAGCCGCACGTGTACTGCGCCTGAGCCCTCCACAAAGCCTCCTGGGAATCCGTGCCAAGGGGTAGCATCTGAGCAGCGGGGCTGCAGCGGCCTGCCACCCTGCCCAGGTACATAGGGATAAGGCCTCTGACACGCTGCTCTGGATTCACACACAGATGCCCTGCCATTTCATGGGATAAATCTGAGACCGTGTGACCCTGTACCTCTTTGTTTGGGGACGGCCTGCCTCAAGGGTCTGAGGGCTGAAGCAGGGAGATGGAAGTGGCCTTTCCTCACTCctattccctctcccccccccccaacagtggctggaggctgggggccaTGGGGCCCAGTGAGTCCCTGCCCGGTGACCTGTGGCCTGGGCCAGACCATGGAACGACGGACATGTGATCACCCTGTGCCCAAGCACGGGGGCCCCTTCTGTGCTGGTGATGCCACGCGGACCCACACCTGCAACACGGCCAGGGAATGCCCTGGTCAGCACCTCAAGATGCACCATTTCCACGCCTAAGCCCCCCACCCTTCTCTGCTGCCCTGTCCCAGAGTGTCAGAGGCCTTGGCCTTGCCTTCAATGCCTCCACTCCTGGCCATGGTGCCTTAGTTGCACCTCTGATCACCCATTCCCACGGCTGATCACCGCCACTCTGCCCCCAGCACTCATCCCTTCCTGTCAGCCTCCTTGCTGGCTCCCTTCTTTGGTGCGAGCCCCTGCTACCCCTGTCTCTGCAGTGAATGGAGAGTGGGGGCCATGGGGGGAATGGGACGAGTGCAAACGCCCGAAGATATCACAAATCAGATGTCAGGAGATCCAAGGCCAGCAGATACGCTTAAGGGACTGCAAAGGCCGCAAGTTAACTGGACTTCGCTGCGCCGGGAATCAAGAGGATATCCGGTACTGCTACAACATCCACCGCTGCCTGTGTGAGTGCTCCCCAGACTGTGCTGTGAGGGTGGGCAGCCCTGGAAGCGATGGGGGTTTCTGACTCTCTGCCATGGACCCCGTGTCCCTGCAGCCTctctctcactaaccccctgaAACCACTAATTCTGACTCAGTAACTCCCTCTTCTCATTGCAGTGGATGGCTCATGGTCAGAGTGGAGTACCTGGGGGCTGTGCACGCCCCCGTGTGGGCCCAGCCCCACCCGCAGCCGCAAGCGCCTCTGCAAGGCCCATCTCCCCAACTTCGCGTGAGTGAGGAGGCAGAGAATGCCTAAGAAGGGGGAATGATACCGCTGTGTACGTCAGCGTTTGGGGCAGGAGAGTCAGCTCTCCCCAACCAGGGCTTCTATCACTGAGCCTAAGGTGCCTGCCTTGCCCAGTGCCACTCCCCAGCTTCAGGAAGTGGGGGAAACTAAAGAAGAAGCTGAGAAAGAAGATACTGATGGGAGAGTTAGTAGCCTTTGTGCCCATAAGTCACACATTCAGTCACTCAgccattcccccattcactcAGTCTTCCGTGTGTCGATTTGCTCTGCTTTGATGGGCTTGTTCAGTCACTCATGCCTCCATTCACTTATTCCTTCAGTCCCATGCCTCCATGGATGGCTCAGTGTCTCACTCAATGTCTCACTGCCCCCAGATACTACAAGGCCTTTTCGGCAACAGttgcagacacacacaccccagatcCCATGGGTCTCCCAAGAGATCTGGGTAGACAGGGCCCTGATAGAAGGCATATGAGGAATGCTTGGTCTGTGGGTTAGGGTCTGCCACCTCAACCTGGGTCTAGGAAACTGATCAGGCCTCCCCTGACAGAAAGGGGTCAAGACTGTGTACGCAGATTCCTGGACACAGGTGATCAGTTACTCAAAGTGTTTCTCAGTGGCCAGGGTAGCCCAGGTTTGGGAGAGGGTTAAAATACCCATGCATCCCTTCTTAtttccacactagaggcctggtgcatgacattcatgcactgacggggggcaggggtgggggacctcagcccagcctgtgccctttctcagtccaagagccctcaggggatgcctgactgccgcagaggcgggaggggctcctgccactgccactgcgcccctccagccatcagcctggcttctggctgagcagtgctcccgttgtgggagcgcagtgaccaccagggggcagctccagcgttgagcttctgccccctggtggtcagacaatttgcatattaccccttttattatataagatagtgtGCATCAAACTACTAGATGAAGTGGCTTGTTCCCATCTCATGGAAGGCCTACAATCTGGAAAGTGGTCTCCAGCTGTGGGGTTTAGGGTGGGTCCTAAAGATGCATTAGGGGTGTTAAGTGGAAGCATGAAGGACTTGACAGAGTGAGGGAATGAATGGAGAAAGGGATGATTGAGAAAATCAGGATATGAGTAAATGGAGGGCTTGCCTAGTGAGAGAAATAATCCAGGCAAAGACCATTCTGGACATGGGACTGAGTCTGGataaagaggaaaagagacagaCATTGCCTTGGGGCAGAGATTTGGGCACAACAACAGGACCTGAATGCTAGAGCaaagcatttgttttttttttccagtgggcAGTGGGGAGAGAAATGTAAAGAGTTTGGGATGTAAGAGAAGGTAGCTAATGTCAACTAGTAACAATTACTGTTACTGTCAACtggcatttattaagcacttactgtgtACCAGACACCACTCTGTAACTTATTTATCCACACTCAACCCAGTGAGGtgggtgttattattattattactagaggcccagtgcatgaaatttgtgcactggggaggggtgtccctcagcccagcttgcaccctctccaatctgagatccctgcgggattgggcctaaacgggcagtcagacatccctctcacaatccgggactgctggctcctaaccgctcacctacctgcctgcctgattgcccctaagtgcttctgcctgccagcttgatcaccccctaactgctcccctgccagcctgattgatgcctaactgctcccctgccagcctgatctcccccaactgccagctcccctgccaacctgatcacccccaactgccctcccctgccagccatcttgtgacaatgtggggatggtcatcttgtgacaatgtgggggcggccatcttgtgagggtccatttgcatattacctctttattatataggaggattgttgtttccattattcccatttttcagatgagagaaAGTGAGGCACAGGGAAGGTAAAGAAATTGCCCAATATCTCACAGTTAAAAAGTTTTGGGCACATAGTATGCACTCAATAAGAGTTTGTTGAATGCATTCTTGCCTTTTCTAAGtgtctcccctccatcccccccccccactaatgCTTCAGGCCCACTATTACCATCGTGGAAGGTCAAGGTGAGAAGAATGTGTCCTTCTGGGGGACACCATTGGCAAAGTGCGAGCCACTACAGGGGCAGAGGTTGATGGTGGAGGAGAAGAAGCCATGTCTACACGTGCCTGCCTGCAAAGACCCTGAAGATGAGAAGCTCTAATACCTCTCTTCCATTCTGACACTCTGACTTCCCAGACCTCAATAAACCAGCCTCTTCCTCAAGAATGGGCAATAGCATCTTCTAGGCCAAAGGGCACAGCATGTCGCAGTGGCCTGTTGTGAAAAACTGTATTTTCCACTGTGGCCAGTTTGGCAGGAATGAAGGCAAGTATCCATCCCTTCACTCCTGCTGAAGCCCAGTGTCTGTCCCCCACACCtacccccccccagtgtctggaGTCACCCAGCATGTTCTTCTGCAGAGTTCCATGTTATGGGTTTCCTGTTTGGCTGCTCACCCTGCCAGGCACTTTCCGATTGGCTGGTGTGCTTGTTATCTATCTCCCTGCCTCCTACAGCTCCCTAGGTTCCCACCTACCAGAGCCTCTGGGCTGGCAGATTCCACATCAATCCCAGGTAAatagcagcaggcagcagaggcaTGGCTGGGGTGGCACCCCGCTGCACCAGCACCTGCACCCACCCACTCCCAACAGCCCAGCTCCAAGGCTACAATTAAGGGCAACAAATAGctctggaggaggggggaggaagtgCTTATGAAGTGCTTTAAGCTGgagcgggaggggagagggaagggagagatgctAGAGTCAGCATCTGCCAGGAAGAGCCCAAACGCAGACACATATTCCTGTTAGCATTTGTTCATTCCTTCAACACTTATTAGTGTCTACTGTATACTAGAATTAAGTCTGGGCAtctggggtggaggagggctgGTAGAAGGAGAGGACATCTGAACAAGAGAACAGACTCAGAGTAGGTGACTCTTTCCTTTGAACATTTATTCAACACTTCTCAACACCTACTGTACAGTATACTAACAATAGTCCTGGATACCGGTGGGTAGAGGAAAGAAGAGTTGGAGTGGTACCTGTCTCCACAGTGAAGGGAACAAACGCAGACATTAATACCCTTAGCACTTGCTCATTGATTTATCACTTATGAATGCTGGGGCCCTTGTAATGAGACAAAGCATAAGAATCGTCATAATTATGGTAATAGCTAATACTTAGAGAGTACTTTCTCTGTGCCTGGTAGTATTTTAAGCCTCCATAGCATGAGTTCACTCAATCTACAGTGAAACTATGAGTgtcactattattatccccatttaccaAGGAGGAAATAGACACAAAAGGTAGTGGGCTGAACGTTTCTGAAGCACCATGTCAGGAGCAGAGTTTAGGACTTagtgctgtgggtggaggggcacCTCTGTGAGGGAGGGTTCAGATGGAAGATTTGCGACACCCAGGGTATGTCAGAATACCCAGTTCTCTGGGTTGATTTCCTCTTGTGTAAAATGGACCAGTTGATGGGTTGGGATGAAGACAACGTTGATAAATAATCATCTTGGGAGGAATAAGCCAAAATGAGGGGTTCTGGTTGCTAATGCAGAGTAGGAGAGagggtatgtgtttgtgtgtaagaaagtgtaagtttgtgtgtgtgtggtttgag comes from Eptesicus fuscus isolate TK198812 chromosome 1, DD_ASM_mEF_20220401, whole genome shotgun sequence and encodes:
- the CFP gene encoding properdin; translated protein: MPTPAQASWLLLPPLLLLLTQPATGSEPVVCFTQYEDSSGKCKGLLGGGVRVQDCCLNAAYAFQEPGSNLCQACRSPQWSPWSSWSPCSVTCTEGSQLRHRRCIGWGGQCPEKVQPGTLEWQLQACENQPCCPEMGGWSNWGPWTPCSVTCSKGTRTRHRKCDAPAPKCGGLCPGEAQESEACDTKQVCPTHGAWAAWGPWGPCSGSCHGGSSAPVERRSRTCTAPEPSTKPPGNPCQGVASEQRGCSGLPPCPVAGGWGPWGPVSPCPVTCGLGQTMERRTCDHPVPKHGGPFCAGDATRTHTCNTARECPVNGEWGPWGEWDECKRPKISQIRCQEIQGQQIRLRDCKGRKLTGLRCAGNQEDIRYCYNIHRCLLDGSWSEWSTWGLCTPPCGPSPTRSRKRLCKAHLPNFAPTITIVEGQGEKNVSFWGTPLAKCEPLQGQRLMVEEKKPCLHVPACKDPEDEKL